A segment of the Triticum urartu cultivar G1812 chromosome 1, Tu2.1, whole genome shotgun sequence genome:
TGTACCAACTTTATGCACAAGCATTAGCTTGACTTCCCTACAGACTCTACTCATAATCTTTTCGACCATCCTTCGGCCGTTCGCCTATAGGGGGCTTGGCAGGCAAGCTACCGGAAGCATAGCTTCGTAGAAGCTTCTAGAGGCGTGGAAGGTAAGAAGGCCAACCACTACATAAAGCGTAAAGGGACGTTTTAACAAGGTTGCTTTCTGGTCGATGTTTACAAGTGAAATAAGACTAGTAGTACCTCAATATATCAAGGATTATGAATGCATCATTCGCAGCGccaaagaggaaagaaagaaATTAGTGTAGTAAGACATAGGGTTGACTTAGCCATAACACTGAAACAAAGTGAAATGAGCGCAAATCATATGTCAAAGCAGCCACAAACTTTGTACCCTGTTCATCCAGATAGATGACCGACAAGATGGAAAGAAGAGTTCTACTGACAAAGTTGCATCACTATCCTCAGATGTATGATCATTATTCACAACACTGGAGAAGATCAACTATGACCTGCATTTGGGTTGGTTCCAGAAGCAGGAGGCAGCTGCTGATCAGTCAAAGTAGCTCTGACAGTTTGCGGCTCAGGTGTCGAGAATAGGCCATTAAACCAAGGAACAAGGGCCCAAGGTCTGTTACTGTCCTCCCTGTCGTTTGTGTTACTGTCCTCACCATTGTTTCCAGGGCCATCAGCTCTTGCCTCCTCATGGCTGTTCTCTATTCGATCAACGTTGCTAGGCTCGCTCAAGTCTTTTGTCTCATCAGATGGCAGCTCAAACCGGCAAACTGGGCAGGAACTATGGAGTTCAAGCCATGGCAGGATACATGGTGAGTGGAACTTATGTTCACAAGGCAACTGCTTAGCCTGGGACCCTATATCAAGATCATCAAGACAGACTGAACAGCTGACAACCTCTTCGATTTTGACCGTGGGCAGGGCTTCGACTGCTTCTTTCTTCGTTGGAGGAGTACCATACCGGCTTGGGTCATTCTCAGCCAAATGTTGAAGAAGCAGACTAAGCCCTGCCCCGAGGACATACTCGTCTAGCAAACCATCATCATTATTTGAGTTACCATTGTCACCTCGGTCCTCGTCAGGGTCAAGCGCTGCACCTTGTAGAGCGAGGGCCTGGTTGAAAGCACTGATCAGAACGG
Coding sequences within it:
- the LOC125522111 gene encoding E3 ubiquitin-protein ligase SIRP1-like, coding for MAEADITRYWCHECQQAVEEAMVEELKCPLCDGGFVEEMTLEQVEALVSQLSEQGPTQWDPLDNPFEQAGSPGDSDDEDNSDIGREFEGFIRRHRRASALRRVLDSIHDDLRDDRERDNSVLISAFNQALALQGAALDPDEDRGDNGNSNNDDGLLDEYVLGAGLSLLLQHLAENDPSRYGTPPTKKEAVEALPTVKIEEVVSCSVCLDDLDIGSQAKQLPCEHKFHSPCILPWLELHSSCPVCRFELPSDETKDLSEPSNVDRIENSHEEARADGPGNNGEDSNTNDREDSNRPWALVPWFNGLFSTPEPQTVRATLTDQQLPPASGTNPNAGHS